A genomic segment from Pseudomonas sessilinigenes encodes:
- a CDS encoding metal ABC transporter permease, with the protein MHLAAHLWHPFNEFMFMRRALLGGLVLACSTAPLGVFLILRRMSLIGDAVAHGILPGAALGFWFAGLSLPALTLGGLGAGLGMAGLAAWITRRTGLREDASIAAIYPISLAAGVLILGLAGKRLDLLHLLFGSALAVDGPTLDGMLIVSAVSLLAMALIYRPLLLDTLDPLFLHSVSRLGPLAHGLFLTLVVLNLVIGFQAIGALMVVGLMMLPAAAARFWSRRLPILIGISAALGCLSVWLGLLLSFHYSLPSGPAIVLIAGGLYLLSVVFGPVHGLLHRPPLPSSL; encoded by the coding sequence ATGCACCTCGCCGCCCATCTCTGGCACCCCTTCAACGAATTCATGTTCATGCGCCGGGCCTTGCTCGGTGGACTGGTGCTGGCCTGCAGTACCGCTCCTTTGGGTGTGTTCCTGATCCTGCGGCGCATGAGCCTGATCGGCGATGCGGTGGCCCACGGCATTCTCCCCGGAGCAGCCCTGGGCTTCTGGTTCGCCGGCCTGAGCCTGCCCGCCCTGACTCTCGGCGGGCTTGGCGCAGGACTGGGCATGGCCGGATTGGCAGCCTGGATCACTCGTCGTACCGGCCTGCGGGAAGACGCCAGCATTGCCGCTATCTACCCGATTTCCCTGGCCGCCGGAGTGCTGATCCTGGGCCTGGCCGGTAAACGCCTGGACTTGCTGCACCTGCTGTTCGGCTCGGCCCTGGCGGTGGACGGACCGACCCTGGACGGCATGTTGATCGTCTCGGCCGTCAGCCTGCTGGCCATGGCCCTGATCTATAGACCCTTGCTGCTGGACACCCTCGATCCGCTATTCCTGCACAGCGTCAGCCGGCTCGGCCCCCTGGCCCATGGGTTGTTCCTGACCCTGGTGGTGCTCAACCTGGTGATCGGCTTCCAGGCCATCGGTGCCTTGATGGTGGTGGGCCTGATGATGCTGCCGGCCGCCGCTGCGCGTTTCTGGAGCCGACGCCTGCCGATCCTGATCGGTATCAGCGCGGCCCTGGGCTGCCTGTCGGTCTGGCTCGGCCTGCTGCTGTCGTTCCATTACTCGCTGCCCAGCGGCCCGGCCATCGTGCTGATAGCCGGCGGCTTGTACTTGCTGTCGGTGGTGTTCGGGCCGGTCCACGGCCTGCTGCACCGCCCGCCCCTGCCTTCATCCCTGTGA
- a CDS encoding DUF3617 domain-containing protein has product MKLRLVGWALAAGLALPLVAQAQMLQPGLWELTSSNMKIDDQNLPDLSLILGQLQQQMTPQQRAMLEKQGVTMGGKGIRVCLTPDQVKSDTIPLQDPQSGCQQQVTERSGNQWKFRFSCPKAQGSGVAKFISDREFTTNVIGTFNATGLQQKGSMDTRAVWLGQDCGTVKPRAS; this is encoded by the coding sequence ATGAAACTTCGTTTAGTGGGTTGGGCCTTGGCGGCGGGGTTGGCGCTGCCGCTGGTTGCACAGGCGCAGATGCTGCAGCCGGGGTTGTGGGAGCTGACCAGCAGCAACATGAAGATCGATGACCAGAACCTGCCGGACCTGTCATTGATCCTCGGCCAATTGCAGCAGCAGATGACTCCACAGCAACGGGCCATGCTGGAAAAACAGGGCGTGACCATGGGCGGCAAGGGCATTCGCGTCTGCCTGACGCCGGACCAGGTGAAGTCCGACACCATCCCGCTGCAGGACCCGCAGTCCGGTTGCCAGCAGCAGGTCACCGAGCGCAGTGGCAACCAGTGGAAGTTTCGCTTCAGCTGTCCCAAGGCCCAGGGCAGTGGGGTGGCGAAGTTCATCAGCGATCGCGAGTTCACCACCAATGTGATCGGTACCTTCAACGCCACCGGCCTGCAGCAGAAAGGCAGCATGGACACTCGCGCAGTCTGGCTTGGCCAGGATTGCGGCACGGTCAAACCCCGCGCCTCTTGA
- a CDS encoding metal ABC transporter ATP-binding protein: MLRCHALRWGAPGQPLTPPLDLHLASGSLTAIIGANGSGKSSLLKVIAGLQKPLSGKVERSLPRHTGLAYLPQQQHLDRQFPINLEELVIAGLWGKRETAASRSQKLHAVLADWHLQGLQKRPLMALSGGELQRALLARLTLTEASLLLLDEPHAALDESGQALLWQHLHRWHAQGRTLVVVCHDLPAVRQHIPQTLLLKHSGCVFAPSQELIAHPICPQVA; this comes from the coding sequence ATGCTGCGCTGCCACGCCTTGCGCTGGGGAGCTCCGGGCCAGCCACTGACTCCACCGCTGGATCTGCATCTGGCAAGCGGCAGCCTGACTGCGATCATCGGCGCCAATGGCTCGGGTAAAAGCAGCCTGCTAAAAGTAATCGCCGGCCTGCAAAAGCCGCTCTCGGGCAAGGTCGAGCGCAGCCTGCCACGACACACAGGCCTGGCCTACCTGCCGCAGCAGCAACACCTGGACCGACAGTTCCCGATCAACCTGGAGGAACTGGTGATCGCCGGCCTTTGGGGCAAGCGTGAAACTGCCGCCAGCCGATCCCAAAAACTGCACGCGGTCCTCGCCGACTGGCATCTGCAAGGTCTGCAGAAACGCCCATTGATGGCCTTGTCCGGTGGAGAGTTGCAACGTGCGCTGCTGGCCCGGTTGACCCTCACCGAAGCGTCACTGCTGTTGCTGGACGAACCCCATGCCGCCCTCGACGAATCCGGCCAGGCCCTGCTTTGGCAACACCTGCACCGTTGGCATGCCCAAGGTCGCACCCTGGTGGTGGTCTGCCACGACCTGCCCGCGGTGCGCCAGCATATTCCCCAGACCCTGTTGCTCAAGCACAGCGGTTGCGTGTTCGCTCCCAGCCAGGAACTGATCGCCCACCCCATTTGCCCTCAGGTGGCCTGA
- the cls gene encoding cardiolipin synthase, with translation MDYFGPHPFGYLIALLHFLGLIAAIHAVLTVRTAQGAIAWALSLMFMPYLTLIPYLVFGRSTFDAYIQARRQANVEMHKAINDQNWRPWVEEALTARASAAYASLRAMPKLGRMPCLANNQVRLLVNGDATFEAIFNAIRRSHKAVLIQFFIIHDDELGRRLQRLLLEKAREGVAIHLLFDRIGSHSLPASYVQVLRDGGVQVHAFATRSGWLNRFQVNFRNHRKIVVVDGVLGFVGGHNVGDEYLGLKPPLAPWRDTHVQVGGPVVACLQESFAEDWYWATRELPPLILPDTYPDGGVLCQLLASGPADAYETCSLFFVEAIHAATERVWITSPYFIPDEAVFAALRLAVLRDVDVRILLPARPDHRIVYAASSLYAFEAVRAGVRVFRYQPGFLHQKVVLIDNEISAIGSANLDNRSFRLNFEVMLLTVDDDFATQVQDMLEADFARAREVAKEESRQTHRLQQLGMRVARLISPIL, from the coding sequence ATGGATTATTTTGGCCCACATCCCTTCGGCTACCTCATCGCCTTACTGCACTTTCTTGGCCTGATCGCCGCGATCCATGCAGTGCTCACAGTCAGGACCGCCCAAGGCGCCATTGCCTGGGCCTTGTCACTGATGTTCATGCCCTACCTGACGCTGATTCCCTACCTGGTGTTCGGCCGCAGCACCTTCGATGCCTATATCCAGGCCCGGCGCCAAGCCAACGTCGAGATGCACAAGGCGATCAACGATCAGAACTGGCGGCCCTGGGTCGAAGAAGCGCTCACCGCCCGCGCCTCCGCGGCCTACGCTTCGCTGCGGGCCATGCCCAAGCTGGGGCGCATGCCCTGCCTGGCCAATAACCAGGTGCGCCTGCTAGTGAACGGCGATGCCACCTTCGAGGCGATCTTCAATGCCATCCGCCGCTCCCACAAAGCAGTGCTGATCCAGTTCTTCATCATCCACGACGACGAACTGGGCCGGCGCCTGCAACGCCTGTTGCTGGAAAAGGCCCGGGAAGGCGTGGCCATCCACCTGCTCTTCGATCGCATTGGCAGCCACTCCCTGCCCGCCAGCTACGTGCAAGTCCTGCGCGACGGCGGAGTCCAGGTGCATGCCTTCGCCACCCGCAGCGGCTGGCTCAACCGCTTCCAGGTCAACTTTCGCAACCATCGCAAGATCGTCGTGGTGGATGGCGTGCTGGGCTTCGTGGGCGGGCACAACGTGGGCGATGAATACCTGGGTCTGAAGCCGCCCCTGGCGCCCTGGCGCGATACCCATGTGCAAGTGGGCGGCCCGGTGGTGGCCTGCCTGCAGGAGTCTTTCGCCGAAGACTGGTACTGGGCAACGCGGGAGCTGCCGCCGCTGATCCTGCCGGACACCTATCCCGATGGCGGCGTGCTCTGCCAGTTGCTGGCCAGCGGTCCGGCCGATGCCTACGAGACCTGCTCGCTGTTCTTCGTCGAGGCGATCCACGCCGCCACTGAACGGGTATGGATCACCAGCCCGTATTTCATTCCCGACGAAGCCGTATTTGCCGCCCTGCGCCTGGCCGTGCTGCGCGATGTGGATGTGCGCATCCTACTGCCGGCACGCCCGGACCATCGCATCGTCTATGCCGCGTCCAGCCTGTACGCCTTCGAGGCAGTACGTGCCGGCGTCCGGGTATTTCGCTACCAGCCCGGCTTCCTGCATCAGAAAGTGGTGTTGATCGACAATGAGATCAGCGCCATCGGCAGCGCCAACCTGGACAATCGTTCGTTCCGCCTGAATTTCGAAGTGATGTTGCTGACCGTGGACGATGACTTCGCCACCCAGGTGCAGGACATGCTGGAAGCCGACTTCGCCAGGGCGCGGGAAGTGGCCAAGGAAGAAAGCCGCCAGACCCACCGCCTGCAACAACTGGGCATGCGGGTCGCGCGGCTGATTTCTCCGATCCTGTGA
- a CDS encoding carbonate dehydratase: MIRKNPSGDLPVIAESAYVDKTAIICGKVVIGENVFVGPYAVIRADEVNADGQMEAITIGANSNIQDGVVIHSKSGAAVTIGQYTSIAHRSIVHGPCVVGDRVFIGFNSVLFNCVVGDGSVVRHNSVVDGRDLPQGFYVPSTTRIGPKTDLGQFPPVSVSASEFSEDVARTNVDLVRGYKALQNEF; encoded by the coding sequence ATGATCCGTAAAAACCCCTCCGGCGACCTGCCGGTCATCGCCGAATCGGCCTACGTCGACAAGACCGCCATCATCTGCGGCAAGGTGGTGATCGGCGAGAACGTCTTCGTCGGCCCCTACGCCGTGATCCGCGCCGACGAAGTGAACGCCGACGGCCAGATGGAGGCCATCACCATCGGCGCCAATTCGAATATCCAGGACGGCGTAGTGATCCACTCCAAATCCGGAGCGGCGGTAACCATCGGCCAGTACACCTCCATTGCCCACCGTTCCATCGTCCATGGTCCATGCGTGGTCGGTGACCGAGTGTTCATCGGCTTCAACAGCGTGCTGTTCAACTGTGTGGTGGGTGACGGCAGCGTGGTGCGGCACAACTCGGTGGTGGATGGGCGCGACCTGCCCCAGGGTTTCTATGTACCGTCCACGACTCGCATCGGCCCGAAGACCGACCTCGGGCAATTTCCTCCGGTGAGTGTCAGCGCCTCGGAGTTTTCCGAAGATGTGGCGCGCACCAATGTCGACCTGGTCCGTGGCTACAAGGCCCTGCAGAACGAGTTTTGA
- a CDS encoding dihydroorotase, with amino-acid sequence MGRILIRNARLVNEGQQLDADLLVNNGRIETIGSLDHLSAELEIDAQGQWLLPGMIDDQVHFREPGAPDKGSFHSESRAAVAGGITSFMDMPNTSPATLTLEALEDKQRRAAKHSVANYGFHFGVSNDNLDTVAALDPTTVAGVKVFMGASTGNMLVDDPQVLDRLFSQVPTILLAHCEHTPSIQVRQQRWQQLYGEQIPAAAHPRIRDAEACYRSSSMAVALARRHGTRLHVLHLTSARELALFEDRPLAQKRITAEVCVHHLLFDDRDYSHLGHLIKCNPAIKSQADRDALRQALNSQRLDVIGTDHAPHTWAQKQLPYTRAPAGLPLVQHALPALLELVADGVLPLTTLVEKTSHRVADLFAIPDRGYLREGYWADLVLIRPEPEGQAVDEQPILARCGWTPFSGRRWRHSVSTTLVSGQLAWHQGRLNEHCQGLPLRFTR; translated from the coding sequence ATGGGCCGAATCCTTATCCGCAATGCCCGGCTGGTGAACGAAGGGCAACAATTGGATGCCGACCTGCTGGTGAACAACGGTCGCATCGAGACCATCGGCAGCCTCGACCACCTGAGCGCCGAGCTGGAGATCGACGCCCAGGGCCAGTGGCTACTGCCGGGCATGATCGACGACCAGGTGCACTTTCGCGAACCCGGCGCGCCGGACAAGGGCAGCTTCCACAGCGAATCGCGGGCAGCGGTGGCCGGTGGCATCACCAGTTTCATGGACATGCCCAATACCTCGCCGGCCACCCTGACCCTGGAGGCACTGGAGGACAAGCAACGCCGTGCGGCCAAACACTCGGTGGCCAACTACGGCTTTCACTTCGGGGTCAGCAACGACAACCTCGATACCGTCGCTGCCCTCGATCCCACCACAGTCGCCGGGGTCAAGGTATTCATGGGCGCCTCCACCGGCAACATGCTGGTGGACGATCCCCAGGTGCTGGACCGCTTGTTCAGCCAGGTACCGACCATTCTCCTGGCCCATTGCGAACACACACCGAGCATCCAGGTTCGCCAGCAACGCTGGCAGCAGTTGTATGGCGAGCAGATTCCGGCCGCCGCCCACCCACGCATCCGCGATGCCGAGGCCTGCTACCGTTCCTCATCCATGGCCGTGGCCCTGGCCAGGCGCCACGGCACCCGCCTGCATGTGCTGCACCTGACCAGTGCCCGGGAACTGGCGCTGTTCGAAGACCGCCCCCTGGCACAAAAGCGCATCACCGCCGAAGTGTGCGTGCACCACCTGCTGTTCGACGACCGGGATTACTCGCACCTGGGGCACCTGATCAAGTGCAACCCGGCGATCAAGTCCCAGGCCGACCGCGACGCTCTGCGCCAGGCCCTGAACAGCCAACGCCTGGATGTCATCGGCACCGATCATGCGCCCCACACCTGGGCGCAGAAACAGCTGCCCTACACCCGAGCCCCTGCCGGGCTGCCCCTGGTGCAACATGCATTACCGGCGTTGCTGGAACTGGTGGCCGACGGCGTGCTGCCGCTGACCACCCTGGTGGAGAAGACCAGCCACCGGGTGGCCGACCTGTTCGCCATCCCCGATCGGGGCTACTTGCGTGAAGGCTACTGGGCCGACCTGGTGTTGATTCGCCCGGAACCCGAAGGCCAGGCCGTGGATGAGCAACCGATCCTGGCCCGTTGTGGCTGGACGCCCTTTAGCGGTCGGCGCTGGCGGCATAGCGTGAGCACTACCCTGGTTTCAGGCCAGTTGGCCTGGCACCAGGGACGCTTGAACGAGCATTGCCAAGGCCTACCCCTGCGCTTCACCCGCTAG
- a CDS encoding metal ABC transporter substrate-binding protein, which produces MRALLVLSSLLLSLWLSSAQAADKIAVVTSFSILADMTREVGGEHVRISNLVGADEDAHTYEPTPDDAKALLGARLIIKNGLGFEPWLDRLVASTATPATVITASRGVIPRSLEEDGEKIPDPHAWHNLANSELYVNNITKALIAADPAHRSDYERNSQDYLKRIYRLLAEAKAKLGALPAGNRKIVTSHDAFGYLGQAYGIEFLAPQGLSTEREPSAAEVAALITQIRKAKVKAVFMENIKDARLLKQIAEESGAHIGGVLYSDALSASGPASTFTGLFEYNLNTLYDALSRP; this is translated from the coding sequence ATGCGCGCCCTACTCGTGCTGTCCAGCCTGCTGCTGTCCCTGTGGTTATCCAGTGCCCAGGCGGCGGACAAAATTGCCGTGGTCACCAGCTTCAGCATTCTCGCCGACATGACCCGCGAGGTCGGTGGCGAACACGTACGGATCAGCAACCTGGTGGGGGCCGACGAAGACGCCCATACCTATGAACCCACGCCGGACGATGCCAAGGCCCTGCTCGGCGCCCGGCTCATCATCAAGAATGGCCTGGGCTTCGAACCCTGGCTCGATCGCCTGGTCGCCAGCACCGCTACCCCGGCCACCGTGATCACCGCCAGCCGTGGCGTGATCCCGCGCAGCCTGGAAGAAGACGGCGAGAAAATCCCCGACCCTCACGCCTGGCACAACCTGGCCAACAGCGAACTGTATGTGAACAACATCACCAAGGCGCTGATCGCCGCCGACCCGGCCCATCGCAGCGACTACGAACGCAACAGCCAGGACTACCTCAAGCGCATCTACCGCTTGCTGGCCGAAGCCAAGGCCAAGCTCGGCGCCCTGCCGGCGGGCAACCGCAAGATCGTCACCTCCCACGATGCCTTCGGCTACCTGGGCCAGGCCTACGGCATCGAGTTCCTGGCCCCCCAGGGACTGTCCACTGAACGCGAGCCCTCGGCGGCGGAAGTCGCTGCGCTGATCACCCAGATCCGCAAAGCCAAGGTCAAGGCGGTGTTCATGGAGAACATCAAGGATGCGCGCCTGCTCAAGCAGATCGCCGAGGAAAGCGGTGCGCATATTGGCGGCGTCCTGTATTCCGATGCGCTATCGGCCAGCGGCCCGGCCAGTACCTTCACCGGGCTGTTCGAATACAACCTCAATACGCTGTACGACGCCCTGAGCCGACCATGA
- the bufA2 gene encoding BufA2 family periplasmic bufferin-type metallophore, whose product MNMKKTAAGAALAFAAASLFAGVATQATAADAQVHCYGVNACKGQNDCKTKDHACKGMGACKGQGFKAMTQAACEKAGGKVGE is encoded by the coding sequence ATGAACATGAAGAAAACCGCTGCCGGCGCTGCCCTGGCTTTCGCTGCCGCCAGCCTGTTTGCCGGTGTCGCCACCCAAGCGACTGCCGCCGATGCCCAGGTGCATTGCTACGGCGTGAACGCCTGCAAGGGCCAGAACGACTGCAAGACCAAGGACCACGCCTGCAAGGGCATGGGGGCCTGCAAAGGCCAGGGGTTCAAGGCCATGACCCAGGCCGCCTGTGAAAAGGCCGGCGGCAAGGTCGGCGAGTAA
- a CDS encoding HvfC/BufC N-terminal domain-containing protein, translating to MRLNEWQLAFEGYLLGEQPLADAALSRSLVGGPTLDVETGLAIYHNAYRARLQEVMEGDFPSIRRWLGEQGFSSLVAAYLHHSPSRHFSLRWLGQGFADFIPRHVVSGQGLPLAELARLEWAFTLAFDAPEAAVLSVPDLAALDAAQWPELQLRLAPCVQWLLLRYNSLAQWQSVKAEVDFPPSALLEQEQVCLVWRSQRVCRYRSVSAGEAQALQGMCAGQWSFAELCAELAVTYDEGAPLQAASWLKQWAEDGLVWRYGP from the coding sequence ATGCGCCTGAATGAATGGCAATTGGCATTTGAAGGCTATCTGCTGGGTGAGCAGCCCCTGGCCGATGCTGCCCTGAGCCGGAGCCTGGTGGGCGGGCCGACCCTGGATGTCGAGACCGGGCTGGCGATCTACCACAATGCCTATCGGGCGCGGCTGCAGGAGGTGATGGAGGGCGATTTCCCGAGCATCCGTCGTTGGCTGGGTGAGCAGGGGTTTTCGTCTTTGGTCGCGGCGTATCTACACCACTCGCCGTCGCGGCATTTCAGCCTGCGGTGGCTGGGGCAGGGGTTCGCCGATTTCATCCCGAGGCATGTGGTGTCTGGACAGGGCCTGCCCCTGGCAGAGTTGGCGCGACTGGAATGGGCCTTCACCCTGGCATTCGATGCTCCAGAGGCCGCGGTGCTGAGCGTGCCGGACTTGGCGGCGCTGGATGCTGCCCAGTGGCCTGAGTTGCAACTGCGCCTGGCTCCTTGTGTGCAATGGTTGCTGTTGCGCTACAACAGCCTGGCCCAATGGCAGTCGGTCAAGGCAGAGGTGGATTTCCCCCCGAGTGCTTTACTTGAACAGGAGCAGGTTTGCCTGGTCTGGCGCTCGCAGCGGGTCTGCCGCTATCGCAGCGTGTCGGCAGGAGAAGCCCAGGCGTTGCAGGGGATGTGCGCAGGGCAGTGGAGTTTCGCGGAACTCTGTGCCGAGCTGGCCGTCACTTATGACGAGGGGGCTCCTTTGCAGGCGGCGTCCTGGCTGAAACAGTGGGCCGAAGACGGCTTGGTGTGGCGCTACGGACCATAG
- the bufB gene encoding MNIO family bufferin maturase, with protein MSDVPSCLGYGLGLRSAYYQQILDDEPAVDWFEIISENFMVQGGKALYYLDAIAERYPIVMHGVSLSIGGPHPLDHDYLAQLKALAGRVRPAWVADHLCWSRGNAHQLHDLLPLPYTEESLRYVAGRVCEVQQVLERPLVLENVSSYVRSAADEFSEWEFLCALSQLSGCELLLDVNNVYVSSRNHGFDPWQFIKGLPPQRVRQLHLAGHQDYGDYVIDTHDHPVCDPVWELYQRTLEHLGPVATLLERDDHFPPLEQLLAELDKARELGCQALAGRQRCA; from the coding sequence ATGTCTGATGTTCCTTCTTGCCTGGGCTACGGCCTGGGTTTGCGCAGTGCCTACTATCAGCAGATTCTCGATGACGAGCCGGCGGTCGACTGGTTCGAGATCATCTCCGAGAACTTCATGGTCCAGGGTGGCAAGGCCCTGTACTACCTCGATGCCATTGCCGAGCGCTATCCCATCGTGATGCACGGGGTGTCGCTATCCATTGGCGGTCCCCACCCCCTGGACCACGATTACCTGGCACAGCTCAAGGCATTGGCCGGGCGAGTGCGTCCGGCCTGGGTTGCCGATCATCTGTGCTGGAGCCGGGGCAACGCCCATCAGTTACACGACCTGCTGCCGCTGCCTTACACCGAGGAAAGCCTGCGCTATGTGGCTGGCCGAGTGTGTGAAGTGCAGCAGGTGCTGGAGCGGCCACTGGTCCTGGAGAATGTCTCCAGCTATGTAAGAAGCGCTGCCGATGAGTTCAGTGAATGGGAGTTCCTGTGTGCCCTGAGCCAGCTCAGTGGCTGTGAGCTGCTGCTGGATGTGAACAACGTCTATGTCAGCTCGCGCAACCATGGTTTCGATCCCTGGCAATTCATCAAGGGACTACCGCCGCAACGGGTACGCCAGCTGCACCTGGCCGGTCACCAGGACTATGGCGACTATGTGATCGATACCCACGATCACCCCGTATGCGATCCGGTCTGGGAGCTGTATCAGCGAACCCTCGAACACCTTGGACCGGTAGCGACGCTGCTGGAGCGTGACGATCACTTTCCGCCCCTGGAACAGTTGCTCGCCGAGCTGGACAAGGCCCGGGAGCTGGGATGCCAGGCACTGGCCGGGAGACAGCGATGCGCCTGA
- the cfaB gene encoding C17 cyclopropane fatty acid synthase CfaB yields the protein MLVQLPPALQNLQLPLRLRLWDGHEFNLGPEPNVTIVVKDPQLVAQLSHPSLDALGGAFVEGKLELEGSISEVIRVCDELSQALLADDESDQPVRSLHDKATDAAAISYHYDLSNAFYQLWLDSDMAYSCAYFETGSETLEQAQQAKFRHLCRKLRLQPGDYLLDVGCGWGGLARYAAREFGAKVFGITLSKEQLALGRERVKAEGLEDLVELQLLDYRDLPQDGRFDKVVSVGMFEHVGHANLPEYCRTLFGAVREGGLVMNHGITAKHTDGRPVGRGAGDFIERYVFPNGELPHLSMISAHISEAGLEIVDVESLRMHYARTLDHWSERLEDNLEAAAKQVPEQALRIWRVYLAGCAYAFAKGWINLHQILAVKAHADGSHELPWTRDDLYNP from the coding sequence ATGCTTGTGCAACTTCCACCGGCCTTACAGAATCTGCAACTGCCCCTACGCCTGCGGCTCTGGGATGGCCATGAGTTCAACCTCGGGCCCGAGCCCAATGTCACCATCGTGGTCAAGGACCCGCAATTGGTGGCACAGCTCAGCCACCCAAGCCTGGATGCGCTGGGGGGCGCATTCGTCGAGGGCAAGCTGGAGCTCGAGGGCTCCATCAGCGAAGTCATTCGAGTCTGCGACGAGTTGAGCCAGGCCCTGCTGGCCGACGATGAAAGCGACCAGCCCGTGCGCTCGCTGCACGACAAGGCCACCGATGCCGCCGCCATTTCCTATCACTACGACCTGTCCAATGCCTTCTACCAGCTCTGGCTGGATAGCGACATGGCCTATTCCTGTGCCTACTTCGAGACCGGCAGCGAGACCCTGGAGCAAGCCCAGCAGGCCAAGTTCCGCCACCTGTGCCGCAAGCTGCGCCTGCAGCCGGGCGACTACCTGCTGGATGTCGGTTGCGGCTGGGGTGGGCTGGCCCGTTATGCCGCCCGCGAGTTCGGCGCCAAGGTCTTCGGCATCACCCTGAGCAAGGAACAGCTGGCCCTGGGCCGCGAGCGGGTCAAGGCCGAGGGCCTGGAAGACCTGGTGGAACTGCAACTGCTGGACTATCGCGACCTGCCCCAGGATGGCCGCTTCGACAAAGTGGTCAGCGTCGGCATGTTCGAGCACGTGGGCCACGCCAACCTGCCGGAATATTGCCGGACCCTGTTCGGCGCCGTGCGCGAAGGCGGTCTGGTGATGAACCACGGAATCACCGCCAAGCACACCGACGGCCGCCCCGTGGGCCGGGGAGCAGGGGACTTCATCGAACGTTATGTCTTCCCCAACGGCGAGCTGCCGCACCTGTCGATGATTTCCGCGCATATCAGCGAGGCGGGCTTGGAGATCGTCGATGTGGAAAGCCTGCGCATGCACTATGCCCGCACCCTGGATCACTGGAGCGAACGCCTGGAAGACAATCTGGAGGCCGCGGCCAAGCAGGTGCCGGAGCAGGCGTTGCGGATCTGGCGGGTGTACCTGGCAGGTTGCGCCTATGCATTCGCCAAGGGCTGGATCAACCTGCACCAGATTCTCGCGGTCAAGGCTCATGCCGATGGCAGCCATGAACTGCCCTGGACCCGGGACGACCTCTACAACCCGTAA
- the hisI gene encoding phosphoribosyl-AMP cyclohydrolase — protein sequence MIKHPPLSLLDLETAPLGSRWPLTAVLDALPWNADGLIAAIAQQHDSGEVLMLAWMNRQALAETLASGQVCYWSRSRNCLWRKGESSGHRQRLVEARLDCDGDAVLLQVQQSGPACHTGRPNCFYNAIRDGAVEVISSPLEGPAP from the coding sequence ATGATCAAGCACCCGCCGCTATCGCTGCTGGATCTGGAAACAGCTCCCCTGGGCAGCCGCTGGCCATTGACCGCAGTGCTCGACGCCCTGCCCTGGAACGCCGATGGCCTGATCGCCGCCATCGCCCAGCAACATGACAGCGGCGAGGTGTTGATGCTGGCCTGGATGAACCGCCAGGCCCTGGCCGAAACCCTGGCCAGCGGCCAGGTCTGCTACTGGTCGCGTTCGCGCAATTGCCTGTGGCGCAAGGGCGAGAGTTCCGGCCATCGCCAGCGCCTGGTGGAAGCACGCCTGGACTGCGACGGCGATGCCGTGCTGTTGCAGGTGCAACAGAGCGGACCGGCCTGCCATACCGGGCGCCCCAACTGTTTCTACAACGCCATTCGCGATGGCGCGGTGGAAGTCATCAGTTCCCCCCTTGAAGGACCCGCGCCATGA